Part of the Candidatus Zixiibacteriota bacterium genome, ACCATTCTGGTCGACAGCCTGGGCTTGGACTCTCTTCATGCTGTCTGCCAAATTGCGGAAAGCGGCTATGTCGGAATTGCGGCTGTTAAAGAAGGAATCGAATGCGGCTCCGATCTTGTTTACCTGGACCCGGCAAAGTCGCCGCCCCTGTCGATAAAGCCGCCAAAATTACAGCAAAGTTTTACTCCCGGCATAGTGAATTCCTATCTCCTGCATCTGACTAATACCGGTAGCGAGGCTTATTCCGTCAAGTTGAGTTATGATTCCACGAGAATTATTCTTGAAACTGATTCAATATACCTTGCCGGGGGTGAAGGGACAGATGTCGGCCTGGCCATAAAGGATGGAGTATTGGTTGATTCCACTTTTGCCGCGATTATAATCATGGAATTATCGGACAGCAGTTCCTTGCCCCTCATTTATCATCTGGACTTTCATCAGGAGCAGCCTAATTGTTTGGGTGACGACTCCGATCCGCAGGTGTCTTGTTTTGAGGTCGGCCAACCTTATCCCAATCCGTTCAACCATCTCATAAGAACACCCATTTCTCTTTCCGGCCGCCAGGAGATTATTTTCGAAGTCTACAATATACTCGGGCAGAATGTTTATTCCGCGGAGCCACATATTGGCCGCAAAGGGCATCTGGATTGGGATGGGCGCTCTCTTTCGGGTGGGGAATTGCCATCGGGAATATATTTTTTCCGCTTTAATCAGAGTGGTCGTTCCGTGACACGGCGAGTAATGTTACTCAAATGAACAATAATTACAGCGGTTTTGGCGGTATTCAAGCGTATCCCGCCGCTTCGTTTACGGCGTAGTAATGATATTGGGCCAAAGGGAAACTAAGTATAAATTTCCTCTTTACATTGCCGAAAATTTGTCTATATTCCCCGCTAAATATTATTTAAGGTCGTATTTAATTTGGAGGTAAGAAGAAATGGCCATGCGTATAACCGATGAATGCACCGCCTGTGGTCTCTGTCTTCCGGAATGTCCGACTTCGTCAATTACCGAAGGCGACATTTATGTGATCAGCCCGGATACCTGCAACGAATGCGAGGACCAGGCCGATGGTTCCCATTGCGTCGCGGTCTGCCCGGTCGAGTGCATAGTCAAAGCCTGATAAGTAAATTATCTGTTTGTAAATCGTCGCTTGAAACAGGCGGCGATTTTTTTTATCTTCTAATATGCCTTTTGAATTGACCGATCTGCATACCAGCGCCGATATCGGTCTTGTCGCAACCGGAAAGAATCGCTTCGAACTCTTCAACGACGCCGCCATCGGCCTGACATCGATTATGGTCGATATTGATGGATTGATGGAAAACAGGGAAAGGCCGGTTTCGCTCAGAGGAGAGAATTTTGAGGATCTTTTTTTCCAGTGGTTATCGGAGATAATTTTTATCAAGGATGCGGAGCGTTTCCTTATGAAACGGGCCGAAATAAACTTTGAAAAGGAGGGGCAAGCTGCCCTGCAGGGACGTCTCTTTGGAGATTCGATCGACCCCAAGAGACATATTTTGAAAACGGATGTTAAAGCGGTTACGTTCTATAAATTCAGGGTAGAAAAAATGGGAGAGATATGGAAGGCAGAGGTGGTGTTTGATTTATGAAAAAAGAGAGATTTAAACAGATTACCCCCAATATTTGGGAGATTCCGGTTGACTTCAAACAGGGGATGCTGGTTCCGGCTAGGATATTGACCTCCGAAACGCTGGTTGACGGTATCGACGAAAGAGTGATCGACCAGATAACCAATGTCGCCTGCTTGCCGGGGATTAAGAAATATGCCTTATGCATGCCTGACGGTCATTCGGGGTATGGTTTCCCCATTGGCGGAGTTGCAGCTTTCTCCCTGCGTGACGGGGTTATTTCACCGGGAGGGATCGGGTTTGACATTAACTGCGGCATGAGACTTCTCCGCACCAATCTGACCTTCGACGAACTCAAGCCCAAGATGGAGGAGCTTTTGAATAAGCTCTTTTCGACCATTCCATCGGGGGTAGGCTCGAGCGGTTTTGTAGAGCTGAATCGCAAGGAATTCAATGAGTTGATGGAAAGGGGAGCCGAGTGGTGTCTGACCAATGGTTATGCCACGTCGGCCGACCTTGAGCATATTGAAAATCGTGGGCGGCTGGAGCCAGCCGACCATACGGCGGTCTCGGAAAAGTCTATCTCTCGCGGGATAAATCAAATGGGAACGCTGGGCTCGGGAAATCATTATTTGGAAGTCGAAATTGCCACCCCGGAAAATATCTATGATAGAGAGACCGCAAAAGTCTTCGGGATCGACCGGGACTATCAGGTTATTCTGGCAATCCATTGTGGCTCACGCGGTTTTGGACATCAGATCGCCACCGATTATCTTCAGATTTTCGATAAATGCGCCAAAAAATATGGCCTGACGGTGAGAGACCGGGAATTGATGTCGGCGCCGGCCAAATCCGAAGAAGGGCAAAGATATTTTAGGGCAATGGCCTGCGCCGCCAATGCCGCCTTTGCCAACCGGCAGCTTATTGTCTCGGGAATCCGCAGAGTTTTAAAGGATGTCTTTAAAAAAAGCGATGAGGAACTGGGCATTGAAACCATTTATGATGTCGCCCATAACATTGCCAAGATTGAGAAGTATGAAATCGACGGCCACATGGAGGAACTACTGATTCACCGCAAAGGGGCCACCCGCTCTTTTGGGCCGGGGCGACCCGAAATCCCCCTCAAATATCAGTCTGTCGGGCAGCCGGTGATCGTCGGCGGTTCCATGGAAACCGGTTCGGCACTTCTCTGTGGAACCAAAAAGGCCGACGAGGAGTCCTTTGGTTCAACGCTTCATGGCGCGGGTCGAACCATGTCCCGTATGCAGGCCAAGCGGATGATCAGGGGTGATGCGGTCAAGCAGAGGATGAAGGAAAGCGGGATACTGGTTAAGACCGGCTATATGCCCGGCCTGGCCGAGGAAGCTGCTTTTGCCTATAAAGATATTGATGATGTTATCGAAGCGGTTGATGCGATCGGCATATCCCGAAGGGTGGCACGCTTTTATCCAGTCATGAATATCAAGGGATAATTTCAGTCCGATATCTGTCCCCGGCATCGTGCATAAAAAAAGAGGGCGCTACTCTGGTTGGGTAGAGGGGGCTAGGAAACTACCCAGGGACAGCAGAGAGTCACCCTCAAACTATTAGTATTAAATAGAATCATTTGTCAATTTGTCAAGCATTTTTTGAAAATATTTTCAATCCCGGAGTTGCACCATGTCTGCCACAAATAAACCATCGTGGATTAGTATAATCAATATAATCTTATATTTTGGCGCCAGTAAAGCGATAAGCTACGAGCCATTTCGAATATGTTAAGTAAAAATCGGCTCACCGAATTCAGGGTTGCACCTGGGTGCTCTTATTAATATCGGACCACTTTGACAGGAATGGAGAGGCGCAGTTTTGGTTCAGTGTTGTAGGTGACTGTAAAATTGCTATAGAATGTTCCTTTGCGAAGGTTATCCTTGATTGTGACATTGACCATCTCGAATTCGCCCGCTTCGATGTTGCCGGATGTTTTATCTACCGTGAAAATGGAATCCGGTTCTTTCTCAAGGATGTAATCAATATCATCCTCAGACTGGTTAATCAACTTAACCGCTTTCATGTTCTGCCCCTGCAGAAAGGTCAAATATTTGGGGTCGGAAGTATGGAGTTTGTGGAAGAAATCGATATTAGCTGAATAGTCCAGATCAAAAGCCGGTTTGTCCGGGTCGTTGGAGATTATCGTCAATTTCCGATTGGTCGTGCCATAATAGTCGCGGGTATGGAAAACCATTCTGATATCGGAGGAATCACCGGGAGCCAGGAGGGAGTCCTTTATTAGAGCCGAAGTGCAGTCGCAGTTGGCATTCAGCCGGGTCACATGCAGGATATCACTGCCGGTGTTCTTGATTCTATAGTAATGGATCAGCCGGAAATCGGAAGGGACGGAACCGAAATCCCAATTAACTTTTTCCACCGTCAACGATGGCCCTTTAGCGCCTGCTCCCCATCCGGTGGAAGATAGAGCGACAAATGACAATAAGAGAATTATGGCCGATCGTTTATGTATCATATATCAAACCTCCACGTTTTCTTTGAGAAATCCCTGCTGTTTCATCCAAATATCGTTAAAGCATTTGCTGAGATATCGGGTGCCTGAATCGGGAATGATCACGACCATCAGCGCCTTTTCATCGAGTTTAGCAGCCGCCTTACGGGCGGCCCAGACCGCTGCCCCAGATGAGCCGCCGACCGAAAGCCCCTCATTTCGGGCCAGGGTACGGGCGGTTTTAAAAGCATCTCGGTCGGTCACGGTAATGACCTCATCCACTAGGTCGGTGTGCAGGGCCTGCGTAACGGTATCAGAACCTATTCCTTCAACCTTATAAGCCTCGGCATGAGAAATTTCATTGCTCTTTATATAGGCGGCGAAGATCGAGCCGGCCGGGTCAACAGCAATTCCCCTTATAGCCCGGTTTTTTTCTTTCAGGAATCGCGTGACTCCCGAGAATGTGCCGCCGGTGCCAATTCCGGCCACAAAGTGGGTTACTCTGCCATCGGTATCTTCCCATATCTCCGGCCCGGTCGAGAGATAGTGGGCCATGACATTGTCCTGACTGTGGTACTGATTCATATGGAAATATCCATGCTCCCGGGCCAGATTAAGGGCTTTCATATAACATCCGTCGGGATGGTCATGGTCGAGCTCGGCCGGCGTAACAATCACTTCCGCTCCGAAAGAACGGATCAGGTCGATTTTCTCCTGACTGGTTTTGTCCGGCACTGTCAGGATAGCCTTGAGACCGAGAACGGCGGCGGTCATGGCCATGGCCACGCCGGTGTTACCGGAGGTATTATCAATGACGGTATCGCCGGGTTTCAATTTGCCCTCGCCGACCGCCTTCCTGAGAATATGGCAGGCCATCCTATCTTTAACCGAGCCGCCGGGATTGGTGAATTCGAGTTTCGCCAGCATTAGCGGCCCACCCTGAGAAAGGCCGTTTGAGATTCTCACCAGGGGCGTTTTGCCGATCGTTTCCAGAACATTATTTGCGTATTTCATCATGGTATCCTCATTTTTATAACATTGTATCTAATATTAGTTTCAAATTCAATAAATTTATTTTCAGGGTTGGAATGGTGAGGAAAGGGGGATTAATTTAGCTTGACAAGGGGCCGATAAGTGTTCTTTATTCAAAAGATGTTTATGGAGGAATCATGAGGAAACTAGCTTTAGGCTTGATATTCCTGGCGGTCGCATGCCTGGGAGGAGGCTGTAACAAGGATAAAGAGAAAGTGGCGCAGTTGGAGCGGGAGGTGACGCAGGCCGAATTTGGGGACTACCTGAAGGATACGACAGCTCCTGAACGACCGAAAGCAGACAGTACCGCGGTTGTCGCAGAGAGTCCGGTTACTCCCGAGAGGAATCCTGAAGAGATACCGCCGGAAAATGTGGCCGTTTCCCCAGCAGAGTCCGAAATATCCAAAGCACCTCCTGAAGTCCCCACTGAAGTAGTTGTCGAGTCCTCGATCCGGGGCGGTGGCTACACGGTTCAAGTCGGGGCCGGAGTTGACCGGGGAGCGGCACAGGAAATGATTGAGGTATTTGCCCGCCGGGGTTACCAGCCTTTCATCGCGGAGGCGATAGTCGAAGGAATCACGCATTATCGGGTGAGAATCGGGAATTTTCAGAGTCTTGCCGCGGCCCGCAAGCTTGGGGCGGAATTGCAGGAAAAGTATTCGGTCAATTCCTGGATTGATAAAAATCCGTGATGAAAAGCTTCACCGAATACCTTGTTTTCAAAACTCAGAAGAAGCGGGAATATCTCGATATAACCGACCAGGTTCAGGTCGCCCTTGAAAAGAGCGACGTCGCCGAAGGGTTAGTGCTGGTTTCCGCCATGCATATAACCGCCGGGGTCTATATTAATGACGCCGAATCGGGATTGATTGACGATATTGATGAATGGCTGCAGAAACTGGCACCGGAGGGGGTTGGCTATCGGCATCACCGCACCTGCGAGGTAAATGGCGATGCGCATCTGAAGAATTTACTGGTGGGTTACCAGGTTATGATTCCAATCACAAAGGGGGAACTTGATCTTGGGCCCTGGCAGCAAGTCTATTACGCCGAATTTGACGGCTGTCGCCGCAAAAGGGTGTCATAAAGATCATAGGCGAATAGCTCTCCGAGGATTTTCTCTTTAATTGCCTTTCTTCAGGTAGCGATCAAAAAATTCGACCATGGCACGGAAGAGCTTGATCGAGTTGGCGGTTTTGCTCACGCCATGCCCTTCATCGGGGAAAATCAGCGAATCGACCACGCCGCCCTTATCCTGAATGGCCTTTATGATCTGACGGGCTTCACCGATTGGGACGCGGGGGTCGTTCACGCCATGGGCTACCAGCAAAGGGGTCCTGATGCGGTCGGCCTTGTGAATAGGGGAGATGGAGGCCAAAAAGGTTGTATCCTCCAGAGGGCCATATTCCGCCTCGCGATTCTGGCGGCGATAATCCTTGGTGTTTCGAAGGAAAGAGACAAAGTTGGCGATGCCCACCTCATCGAAAGCGGCTCCGAACAGATCCGGGTATTCGGTAATTGAGGCCAGAACGACATAGCCGCCGTAGCTGGTTCCCTTTATGCCAATCAGGCCGAAATCGGAGTATTTGTTTTCTATCAGATAGTCGCAGGCGGCTTTGATATCCTTTATGGAATTGAGGCGATTTTTGAAATTGTCGAGGTTCATGAAATCACGGCCATAGCCGGAAGAACCGCGGATATTGGGAGCGAGCACGCCATAGCCATTGAGCAGAAGATATTGGAAATTGCGCTGGAAATAAGGTCGGAACTGGCTTTCCGGCCCGCCGTGAGCGTGAATAATAAAAGGAACAGGTTTGCCATTGTAGTCGGGAGGAAGATAGAGGAAAGCGGGAATCTCGAGGCCATCAAATGATCTGTACTTTATGAGAGTCGGTTCAATAAAAAGATTCTGGTTTACCCCGGCATAGCTGGAATTGGTCAATTTCCGAAGTTCCTGCCGGGGCCAATCCCAGAGCCAGATATCCTGGGTTTTGGTAGGGCTGGAAAAAGGGAATACCAGGCGACCGTCATCAGCAACTTCAACGGCACTTATCATACCGGATAGAGATGGAGGGGGGAGGGGGGAATTCTCCTGCAGATCCCATAATTTGATATTGGCATATCCCTCTTCATTGACCAGCCAGGTGATGTATCGCCGGTTATCGGAAAGAGCAATGGCATCGATGGTCCATGGAGAATCGGGATCGAGATATTCAATCTTTTTTGTTACAACATCCAATCTGGCCCGCTTAAGGGTACCCTCGCCGTTGCCGTTGCAGGTCAGATAAATGGTCCTGTTGTCAGGCATAATGAAAGGGTAGTCATAGATTATTTCTTCTTTGTGGGGCGTGAGCAGTTCGGCCTTTCCGATCGGAAGGTCCACCAGATAGAGGTTGTTATCGGCATTGGAGAAAGAGTGGGAAAAAATCAGGTAACGTCCATCCGGAGAAAGGCCATAAATAAAATTGGAGCCTTCCATATCGAAAATCATACTGTCACGCCCTGTTGTCAAGTCATAGTAGTACAGTTTGAAATCGCGCTTGTTTTCCTGATTGGAGCGGAAATAAAAGCCGCGCCCATCTTTTTTCCAAACCACCGAACCGTACTGGGTGTCTGGGTTGCGAGACAATTGGGTCATTTCCCCATATTCAGACTGCACCAGAAAGAGTTGTGACTGTTCCGAGCCGCCGACTGAAGCGCCGACGATAATTCGTGAGCCGTCCGGCGAGAGATAATGCCAATCGAGGCCGTCATCAAAGAAAGTCAACTGATATGGCCAGCCGGCCGATGTCAGCCGATAGAGCTGAGGAGCGCCGCTCATGGAGCTTACGAAAAACAGTTCGCCGGTAATCGGACTTATCTTTGGGGAGCCGCAGCTGCCGATTTTTATGAAGGTGCCGATATCAGGGATATCCTGCCTTCCTGCCGGCGGCGGATTCTGAGGCAGGGCATGACCGGTCCAGATAATCACGGCCGCAGCCGTCACAAGTGCTTTTAACATTATGGATTTATTGCAATTCACTTTTACTCCTCTTCCTCATGGTTGCTTAATATAACGAATAGCGGTTATAATTGAAAGTCCGCCGATTGGGAATTCAGGGGGTGAGAAAGAGTAATATTGAGGGATTTGGTGAGACGATTGCCCAGAAGAAGCTAACTTTGCAATGAAAAGGAAAACTCTATAGGAAAAATGAAAATAGATATCTTGAGAAACGCAAATCTGAAGGGGCGGGCGATATGAGATGGGGCGCAATCAGAATGTTATTCTGGGACGTGCGATGAATTCATCCGGAATCTCTTCGACTTCTCCCTGCACCCGGCGGTAAAACTCGCAACGGAGGCAGGAGATTCGGCTGTTCCGGCAGATGTAAGGCCCATTCCCGGAGGCGGCGTTCATGGCCATCCAGCAGGATCGTCCGGCGCCCTTGCCTTCGTTGACGCCATCAAATTTCATCATTTTCGGAACCGGGCATTCGCCATGAATCTTTGAGAATATTCCGCCCGGTTCCATCCCGCAATTTCTGAATTCCCAGCAGTTTATCTTTTGTGACACGGTGTTATCTGTCTTCCTCGTTGATCAGCCTGATAACGGGAGCAAAGCGACTGGAAGATTTAATTTCCGCCAGCTCGGTTGGATTCGCCACCGCTTTGTATTCGGCATAGGTTTTTCTGAGTTTCTTGACATCGTCAAGAGCCAGATAGTTGAGCATCATATACTGGAATAAAAAGGGGTCGCCCTGATTGATTTTGTAAGCGTTCTTGAAATATTTGTCGGCTTGCTTGTTGTTTCCCAGTTTGAAATGGCAGATACCGCTGCCGAAAAGGGCGGGGTAGAACTGTTCGTCCATTTTCAGGGCCGCCTGGAAGTCGGTCAAAGCGGGACTGTAATCACCCTTATCCAGCCTGGCGCCGGCGCGTCCGACCAGGGCAGTTTTGTTATTGTTGTCAAATGTCAGAGCCGCGGTAAAAGCCTCGACAGCCTTGATATTATTACTGCTGATCCGATAGATTTCTCCGAGGCGAACATAATCTTCAACAGCCTTGCCGTTTTCACCGATCTTGCCGTATGCATCAGCCCGCTTGGCATAGGCGTCTTTGAAATTAGGCATCAGTTCAATTGCTTTCGAATATTCGACAATCGCTTTCTCGTAGTCATTCGAGCCCATAGCCAGATTTCCGAGGGTCAGATAATTCTCGGCGGAAGCGGAAGCCACGGCATTGTTGGAGATCGGACTCAGGTTGGCGGTGATTGCGACTCTTTGATCGGCGGCGAGCTCGATTTCGGTTGTGTACTCGGTATAGCCCGGCTTGTCCACTTTGATCTTGTGATGCCCTGTTTTAATTCGAGTATAGGTGTTATTGCCGGCACCCATGACTTTGTCATCGACAGTCAAGCGGGCATCGGCAATATTGGCCATAAGTTCAATGGTTGCATATCCTGATTGAGTCCGGGAGCGCGTTTCCGATTGAGTTTCGCGATTGTTCTCGTTTGGGCGGTCCGGGATAGTCTCGGTAATCCCGGCCGCACCCGTTTCCGAACGGCCAGTCGGCGGATTTACTTTGAGAGCAAAATCACTGAAGGTCATCAGGGTCGTCTGACCGGCGGTTACGGTAATATTGCCCCGACCGGTATAATTGCCACCCAAATCATAGACCAGATTATAAGTTCCGGTTGGAACCATCTCAAAGCGGAAGAATCCCTGCGCATTGGTAGAGGTGGATTTATTCAGGCTTGGAACAGTCACCCGGGCTCCCTCGAGATAGGGACGGCCGTCCTGGTTGAGAATCAGGCCGACGATTTCACCATCACCGGAGACGGTCGGGCTGATGAATTGAGATCCCACCAGAAAGAGAAGAATGGCCAGAATGGCGGCGAAAAAGCCGATGGCCATATTCCGGCTGATTTTCTTGGGCTTCAGAAGGTAACGTTTTTCGTTTATGACCAGTTCATCGCCGATATGCAGATAGGGATTGCCCATGACCTGAATGAAATTCTTCCTAAAATAGGCAACGCCTCTGACTTTATGCGTTTTCTGGATCCCGGCAGCAAGGGCCGGATCTTCTATCGGCCGGATGCCGTTCTGATCTGCGGCGGCCAGGGCCGAAGCGGCCATCGCAACGGGCTCTCGACCGGTCTCAAAACCGTTGTTCCTTTTTGTGGAAGACTCGGGCCTTCCCGGGGCAGATTCATTTGTGCCATAAAGATTCCTGGTTATGTCGGCCAATTCCTCTTTGGAGAGCTTTTTGATTTCCGGCTTTTCATTGCCGTTTGAGGAAAGCTGTGCTGCTCCCTTCTTCTGAGTATCTGCTTCGTTATATTCGGATATAGTGGGAACGGGGGGGGCAGATTCACCAATGGGAACACTTTTGGGGCGCTGGTCGGGGAGATGACCGGCGCCGCAGGCCTCATCATCCAGAAGATTAGCGGTCGTCTTAATTTCCAAATCATCCTCGGGATTTCGGGATTTATCGAGGCTGCTTTCAATCCCGACAAATTGCGGATCTCCGGCGCCGACAGCCTCGGTGACAATAAAATCAGGATTATTGTCAGATTCGGGCTCCTGTCTGTGGACGACAGGAGCGGCCATTTCATTGAGAGGAGCGCCGCAATCTTTGCAGAATTGGGCCCCTTCAAAGATATTTTGGGCCTTGCAACTAGGACAGATTTTCAATTTCAGCTCCAACCATAAAATGTGGGAATTCTTTAATCTAATTATCGTCTTTGAACGTCAATTCTTTAGACTCGCGTCATAAGGATATAGAGGTCAAGGAGAAAGGTGGGGAATTTTGCAAATTAGGGCTTGACAGTCGGAAATCTTTGGAGTATAATCGTCTAATGTTCTTGAAAATACTGAATGTGAGGAGGAAATAATTATATGTACGGGCACCATAACCGCTTGTTAATCATTATCTTGTCGGCTTTAGTGATCGCTTTTATCGCGGGGTGCACCCAGCCTGATGATATTCTGGCTCCAGTGGCATCGACCAAAATTATATTAACTCCCGCGCGGTTGCCATCGCCGCCTCCCGGAATGGTTTATGAAATCTGGCTCGTTGATAAAGATGGCGGCCATAAGTCGCTTGGCAAATTCAATTGGGACAGCAAAATGTATCGCTTTTTGGATACCACGGGAAATAGAATTGATTCATTATGGACGGTTAATTTCGACGTTCTCAAATATAGGCGAATCAGCCTGACGGTTGAGCAGTATCCCGATCCTTACCCCGATTCGATGGGACCGATTATGTTGAGTGATACGCTCGTGGCCCCGGAGAATAAGTCGCATATGAAGATGGAATTTCCCGTCAATTTCTGGACGGCCATGGCCGGGTATTCCATAACCACGCCCACCGATGGTGATTCACGCAGCAAGCCGGCCAGCGGCATCTGGTTCAGTCTCTATGTTTTTGATTCTCTGCGCTATGATGATACGGTCGATGTTCGGTTGCTCATTACCTCCACGGAAAAACGTCCCCTTAATATCGACACTACTTTCGATTATTCCGGATTGCCGCCGGATATCATCAGAATCGATACGCTCAACCTTGACACTCTTCGCCTTACGACCGATACTCTGGCCATTACCAATGAGGGGAGAGACACTAATTTCAACTATATTATTTATCTTGATACTTTTACGCATATAACCTGCAACTACGATTTTGTTTCTTTCCCCGTTAATGTGACTCCCGATACGCAGGTTGTGATCGACACGTTGTATCTTATCAAGCATCTTACCGGCCCGCCCCGAGATTCAGCATACAGTGAAATTGACACATTTAAAATTGCTCCATTTACGGACTATATTCACGCTCGCAGATATGACACGATTGCTCATCCCGACACTCTGGATCGTTTCCTGGATAACTCCACGGATCTGCCGAGTCTTGACGGCACCGGCTGGCATTATAAGGGCTGGGTTATTTCGCCCTATTTAACTCCAGTGGCCAGTTTTGGCAAGCTGACTCGACCTTCTTGGCTGCCGGGTACGATCGATTACTGGATAACCCCTTCCAACGCCGGACTCATCACTACCGGATCCTTTAAGAGTTTTGCCGCGCGGGATGACCGGAATAGGTATTCTTTGAAGAAGCGGGTTCCGTCTTTTCCGGGCGAGGATTTTCTTAACGCCGATAGTCTTCCGGCGGGATTAGGCCCTAGGGGCATCTATTTCGCCGATTCTCTGAATAGAAATGATCGCGCCGGGACGGTGATTATTTCTCTGGAACCGGATAATTACAATAATGATTCCACAAATTTCCCTCTGATTTTGATGACTGCCGAGGGACTGATGCCGAGTTATCGAACCATAACGGATGACGGGGATTTCGAGCCCCGCACGCAGGATTACCGTATGATGAACTGGTTCAGGATGGTGGACAACGACCCCACCGGTTTTCCTGCCATTCAGGTCAAAATTGTCAGGGAATAACCTGTTCCAAATTGACAAACCGGCACAGGAACTGTGCCGGTTTTTTTATGTCCATTCGGAGCCGACCTATTGATTTATTTGCGAAATTCGTTATCTTAGAAAGCAAAGGAGAATATAAATCCCCCTGTGAACCCAATAAATGGAGAAAGAACAAATGGAAATGGAAAATAGTGTTGTTTCCCCGACCCCGGAATCGGCCGTGCAGAGACTTGGACTGATTTCCAGATTCTGGAGAGTATTTATCGAACCGACGAAGCTCTTTCCGACTCTGAACAGAAAAACGGATTGGCTAATCCCATTTGTTATCGTGGCTGTTCTGGGCGGAATAATGGGTTTTATGACTCGTCCCATTTACACGCGGGAATTGATGCCTATGGCCATGCAGAATATAGAAAAATATAGACAGCA contains:
- a CDS encoding anti-sigma factor, which codes for MYGHHNRLLIIILSALVIAFIAGCTQPDDILAPVASTKIILTPARLPSPPPGMVYEIWLVDKDGGHKSLGKFNWDSKMYRFLDTTGNRIDSLWTVNFDVLKYRRISLTVEQYPDPYPDSMGPIMLSDTLVAPENKSHMKMEFPVNFWTAMAGYSITTPTDGDSRSKPASGIWFSLYVFDSLRYDDTVDVRLLITSTEKRPLNIDTTFDYSGLPPDIIRIDTLNLDTLRLTTDTLAITNEGRDTNFNYIIYLDTFTHITCNYDFVSFPVNVTPDTQVVIDTLYLIKHLTGPPRDSAYSEIDTFKIAPFTDYIHARRYDTIAHPDTLDRFLDNSTDLPSLDGTGWHYKGWVISPYLTPVASFGKLTRPSWLPGTIDYWITPSNAGLITTGSFKSFAARDDRNRYSLKKRVPSFPGEDFLNADSLPAGLGPRGIYFADSLNRNDRAGTVIISLEPDNYNNDSTNFPLILMTAEGLMPSYRTITDDGDFEPRTQDYRMMNWFRMVDNDPTGFPAIQVKIVRE
- a CDS encoding tetratricopeptide repeat protein translates to MAAPVVHRQEPESDNNPDFIVTEAVGAGDPQFVGIESSLDKSRNPEDDLEIKTTANLLDDEACGAGHLPDQRPKSVPIGESAPPVPTISEYNEADTQKKGAAQLSSNGNEKPEIKKLSKEELADITRNLYGTNESAPGRPESSTKRNNGFETGREPVAMAASALAAADQNGIRPIEDPALAAGIQKTHKVRGVAYFRKNFIQVMGNPYLHIGDELVINEKRYLLKPKKISRNMAIGFFAAILAILLFLVGSQFISPTVSGDGEIVGLILNQDGRPYLEGARVTVPSLNKSTSTNAQGFFRFEMVPTGTYNLVYDLGGNYTGRGNITVTAGQTTLMTFSDFALKVNPPTGRSETGAAGITETIPDRPNENNRETQSETRSRTQSGYATIELMANIADARLTVDDKVMGAGNNTYTRIKTGHHKIKVDKPGYTEYTTEIELAADQRVAITANLSPISNNAVASASAENYLTLGNLAMGSNDYEKAIVEYSKAIELMPNFKDAYAKRADAYGKIGENGKAVEDYVRLGEIYRISSNNIKAVEAFTAALTFDNNNKTALVGRAGARLDKGDYSPALTDFQAALKMDEQFYPALFGSGICHFKLGNNKQADKYFKNAYKINQGDPFLFQYMMLNYLALDDVKKLRKTYAEYKAVANPTELAEIKSSSRFAPVIRLINEEDR